One segment of bacterium HR11 DNA contains the following:
- the ravA gene encoding ATPase RavA, which translates to MGVHMLQAAHEAMRRLTEAVGRVVLGLDRVVRLTTYALFVRGHVIYYGPPGQGKTLLAHCLARAVGGVSERFQGSPDFLFSEALMTAFPDEGGQLRFYPGRLLRHGTRLGIVLLDELNRFLPSTQAGFLEVMQERQVTTPARTFHLPHMMAIATRNPLEVAETYPIPEALLDRFLMAIEVPYPEPEAEARVLADSAYYGDLGEVIGRVEPVVALEELEALARAIRTEVYVSPEAFRYIHRLGQATRRPADFGVVLEDVPDLDAQILAGVSTRGMIHLVMAAQAAAVYDGRDYVTPKDIHEVLREVWRHRIFVRPAALVRYPDLVDRLLGRVIECVRG; encoded by the coding sequence ATGGGGGTCCACATGTTGCAGGCGGCGCATGAAGCGATGAGGCGCCTGACCGAGGCGGTCGGTCGGGTCGTCCTGGGTTTGGACCGGGTCGTGCGCTTGACGACCTACGCTCTCTTCGTGCGGGGTCACGTGATTTACTACGGCCCGCCGGGGCAGGGCAAGACCCTTCTGGCCCACTGTCTGGCCCGGGCCGTCGGGGGCGTCAGCGAACGCTTTCAGGGCTCGCCCGACTTTCTCTTTTCCGAGGCCTTGATGACGGCCTTCCCCGACGAGGGGGGCCAATTACGGTTTTATCCGGGCCGTCTCTTACGGCATGGGACGCGGTTGGGCATCGTGCTGTTGGACGAGCTGAATCGGTTCCTGCCCAGCACGCAGGCGGGGTTTCTGGAGGTCATGCAGGAACGGCAGGTGACGACGCCGGCTCGTACGTTCCACCTCCCTCACATGATGGCCATTGCGACCCGGAACCCCTTGGAGGTTGCCGAGACGTATCCGATTCCGGAAGCCTTGCTGGACCGCTTCCTGATGGCCATCGAGGTGCCCTATCCCGAGCCTGAGGCCGAGGCGCGGGTCTTGGCCGACTCGGCTTATTATGGGGACCTGGGGGAAGTCATCGGCCGGGTCGAGCCGGTCGTGGCGTTGGAGGAGTTAGAGGCCTTAGCTCGGGCCATTCGGACGGAAGTCTACGTCAGTCCAGAGGCCTTTCGGTATATTCATCGTCTCGGGCAGGCGACCCGCCGGCCGGCCGACTTCGGGGTCGTCTTAGAGGACGTACCCGACCTGGATGCACAGATCTTAGCTGGAGTCTCGACCCGGGGGATGATCCACCTGGTCATGGCGGCGCAGGCGGCGGCCGTGTACGACGGCCGGGACTACGTGACGCCGAAGGACATCCATGAGGTCCTCCGGGAGGTCTGGCGGCATCGCATCTTTGTGCGGCCGGCCGCCCTGGTCCGGTATCCGGACCTGGTCGACCGGCTCCTCGGACGGGTCATCGAGTGCGTGAGGGGGTAA
- the mftC_2 gene encoding Putative mycofactocin radical SAM maturase MftC: MESIDVRQARIDLHQQPFMVFWEVTRACDLVCRHCRAEAQPWRHPAELSLSEALRVLDDFAPARPLLVLTGGDCFKRADLEDIARAAVERRIPVAISPSPTPLVTRERLARLYEIGVRAASLSLDGATPETFDAFRGVPGTFETALRIWAWFREIGYKVQINTTVTRFNVRELPDIARMVLERGAMTWSVFFLVRTGRGRALRDLPAQAYEDVMHWLYDVGHWISAKTTEGHHFKRVVLQRRACEVEGRPWRSVLPVGRLYEYLAERWAAFQPGPPRERILRPPMHVNSGNGILFIDHVGNVYPSGFLPIPCGNVRVTPPMTIYREHPLFRRLRRPETWRSRCGRCEFRHVCGGSRSRAYALRGSPFAADPRCIYRPGRPAAMRGDATGMR, translated from the coding sequence ATGGAATCCATCGATGTCCGACAGGCTCGTATCGACCTCCATCAGCAGCCCTTCATGGTCTTCTGGGAGGTCACCCGGGCCTGTGACCTCGTGTGTCGCCACTGCCGGGCCGAAGCCCAGCCCTGGCGGCATCCAGCAGAATTATCCCTCTCGGAAGCCCTTCGTGTCCTCGACGACTTCGCTCCTGCACGACCCCTCCTGGTCCTGACGGGGGGAGATTGCTTCAAACGGGCGGACCTGGAGGACATCGCCCGGGCGGCGGTGGAGCGACGCATCCCCGTCGCCATCTCCCCCTCCCCCACCCCGCTCGTGACCCGGGAACGCCTGGCCCGCCTCTACGAGATCGGCGTCCGGGCGGCCTCCCTGTCCCTCGACGGGGCGACTCCAGAGACCTTTGACGCCTTCCGGGGCGTCCCCGGGACCTTCGAGACGGCCCTCCGCATCTGGGCCTGGTTCCGGGAAATCGGCTACAAGGTCCAGATCAACACGACGGTGACCCGTTTCAACGTCCGGGAGCTTCCGGATATCGCCCGCATGGTCCTGGAACGGGGGGCCATGACGTGGAGCGTTTTCTTTCTCGTCCGCACCGGCCGGGGCCGGGCCCTGCGGGACCTCCCGGCCCAGGCCTACGAAGACGTCATGCACTGGCTCTACGACGTCGGTCACTGGATTTCGGCCAAGACGACCGAGGGCCACCACTTCAAGCGGGTCGTCCTCCAGCGGCGGGCCTGCGAGGTCGAGGGCCGGCCGTGGCGAAGCGTCCTCCCGGTCGGTCGGCTCTATGAGTACTTGGCCGAACGGTGGGCCGCCTTCCAGCCCGGCCCGCCCCGGGAGCGCATCCTGCGGCCCCCGATGCACGTCAACTCGGGCAACGGCATCCTGTTCATCGACCACGTGGGCAATGTGTACCCCAGCGGGTTCCTGCCGATCCCCTGCGGCAACGTGCGGGTCACCCCGCCGATGACGATCTACCGGGAGCACCCCCTGTTTCGACGCCTGCGCCGGCCCGAGACCTGGCGGAGCCGATGCGGCCGCTGTGAGTTCCGCCACGTCTGCGGCGGCTCCCGGTCCCGGGCCTATGCCCTGCGGGGCTCGCCTTTTGCCGCCGACCCCCGGTGCATCTACCGACCCGGCCGACCGGCGGCGATGCGCGGGGACGCGACGGGAATGCGGTGA
- the gloB_2 gene encoding Hydroxyacylglutathione hydrolase, with translation MVLRAVHGRPDVLWIAAYDDATYHAQSYLVLHPKGNLLIDVPPYQLDVIRAIQRRGGVQYIFITHKDDIGAAASFHEFFQARIIIHKSEARYVQGIEVEVPFEGDFMLNSDIAIVHLPGHTPGSSALLDLRPPGVLFIGDALNINPQGQLFVPPHPWDFDPVLKRVVLRKLLQYDFELILPAHPPEPGRYVSERGRELLEQLLRRIL, from the coding sequence ATGGTATTACGTGCCGTCCACGGCCGACCGGACGTCCTCTGGATCGCCGCTTACGACGATGCGACGTATCATGCCCAGAGCTATCTGGTCCTGCACCCGAAGGGCAACCTCCTCATCGACGTGCCGCCCTATCAGTTGGACGTGATCCGGGCCATCCAACGGCGGGGCGGCGTGCAGTATATCTTCATCACCCATAAGGACGACATCGGGGCGGCGGCCTCCTTCCACGAGTTCTTCCAGGCGCGGATCATTATCCACAAGAGCGAAGCTCGGTACGTCCAGGGGATCGAGGTCGAGGTCCCCTTCGAAGGCGACTTTATGTTGAATTCGGATATTGCCATCGTCCATCTGCCGGGTCACACGCCGGGGAGCTCGGCACTCCTGGACCTGCGGCCGCCCGGCGTCCTGTTCATCGGCGACGCCCTTAATATCAACCCGCAGGGTCAACTCTTTGTGCCGCCTCACCCATGGGACTTCGACCCCGTCCTCAAGCGGGTCGTCTTGCGGAAGCTTCTCCAGTACGACTTCGAGCTGATCCTGCCGGCCCATCCGCCCGAGCCGGGCCGGTATGTCTCGGAGCGGGGCCGGGAGCTGTTGGAGCAACTCCTGCGGCGGATTTTGTAG
- the lspA gene encoding Lipoprotein signal peptidase has translation MRLRDRAWFVLVCAAIFILDQLSKRLVTTHMTLYQSIPVLPGFLNITYIHNRGVVFGLFADADHPLAQNAILLLSLLSFGVIVVYFFFLRHENHWVTLGFSFVLGGALGNTWDRLTQGYVVDFLDFYYGEYHWPTFNFADAFITLGIGVLLFSMLQLSRWPRTDAPS, from the coding sequence ATGCGTCTGCGGGACCGCGCTTGGTTCGTCTTGGTGTGCGCCGCGATCTTCATCTTGGACCAGCTCAGTAAGCGACTGGTCACGACGCACATGACCCTCTACCAGTCGATCCCGGTCCTGCCCGGCTTTCTGAACATCACGTACATTCACAACCGCGGGGTCGTCTTTGGCCTCTTTGCCGACGCCGACCACCCGTTAGCCCAGAACGCCATTCTCCTGCTCTCCCTCCTGTCGTTTGGCGTCATCGTAGTGTATTTTTTCTTTTTGCGTCATGAAAACCATTGGGTCACCCTGGGCTTTTCCTTCGTCCTGGGCGGCGCCCTGGGCAATACCTGGGACCGCCTGACCCAGGGATACGTCGTGGATTTCCTGGACTTCTACTATGGGGAGTACCACTGGCCCACGTTTAACTTTGCCGACGCATTCATCACGCTGGGGATCGGCGTCCTGTTGTTCAGTATGCTCCAGCTGTCCCGGTGGCCACGGACCGATGCCCCGTCCTGA